DNA sequence from the Methanosarcinales archaeon genome:
CCTGGCCGTGGATAATATACACGAACTTGCCTGCGACCGCCGTGATCTCATCTCTTTTATGAGGAAACTACCCCAAAAAACCAGATTGGTACAAGTAACTGGGGGTGAACATCAAAAACCGCTAACCGGTCTTGCACGCAGCAGGGGTATATCATTTGACAGGTTCGATCCCATCCAGGAGGCTGATGTATGTGCGCAGCTGGCATTACTGGGTGTAGGTGATATAGTCTCGGTTTTTGAAGATAAGACCTTTATCAAAGTAAGCCGGGCCCGTTCTCTTGGCAGGGGCGGTTGGAGTCAGAACCGCTACAGTCGTAAGGTGCACGGATATGTAAGACAAAAGACCAGGGAGATCGAAGATATCCTGAAAGAGTTGAAACAAGAAAAAGGGATCAATTATTCATCTAAAAATGCAAAAGGATTTGGCGGGTATAAGCGAGGTGAATTCGTGGTGGATGCCCCCCATACTAATATTCCTTTATCGTCTTCGAAATTCGGTGATATCCAGGTCAAAGTGCTGCCAATCGAACGTGACGCCATACATTTTACACCATTGAAAGATCAAAAACGAAAAATTGTAATTGTAGGGATAGATCCCGGTACTACCACCGGGCTGGCACTACTTGACCTGGATGGGACACTGATCAAACTACAAAGCAGCAGGGAAATGTCAGTGTCTGATGTAATCGAAATGATCGCCCTATACGGCAGGCCTTTGATAGTGGCCACAGATGTAAAACCCATCCCGGGTACTGTAGAAAAGATTCGACGCTCATTCAATGCAATTTCCGGTGAACCTGACACATCATTAGCAATTGAAGAAAAGAAAGAACTGGCAAAACCGTATGGATATAAAAACGACCATGAACGTGATGCTTTAGCAGCTGCAGCCCATATGTTTCGAAAGTTTATGAATAAATTTGACCAGATTCGCAAAAAATTACCCCCCGGAATTGATGTGGATGAGGTCATAGCCCTGGTAATGAAAGGGGATACAATAGATAGTGCAATTGCCAAATTAACAGGCCGAAAAGTTATGCCTGAGGTTCAGCCGGACAAGGAGACAAGTTTTGAACCTGATGAGAAGTTCGTCGAGCTGACTGAAACTATCAAACGTCAACAAGAGACGATTGATATTTTGAGGACATATCTGGAAGAAATGAAATCAGAGATCAAAAAACAGGCCCACCATATTTCAAACCAGGAAAAAAAGATTCAAAATCTTAAAGCTAAGACCTATTCCAAGCTAAGAAAATCCAAAGAGATGCGTATACGTGAAGAAAAAATAAGCATACTTGAAAAAGCTATTAAAGCAAAGGACATGGAATGTACCAAGCTGGCAGGATTGGTCGAAGAACTAAAACGGGTCAGAACACTTGAGATCAGTGGTCGAACAATACCTGTAAAAGTGGTTCCTGCATTTACCAAAGAAGCACTTGCTATCGTAAAAGGACAATATGGTTTAAAACCAGGAGATGTACTGTTCTTCAAGGATGCCAGTGGAAGCGGACCCGCAACCGTGGACATTCTCGTAGATGTCGGTATCAGGGCAGTCATCTTCAGGGGTGAGATGGCACACATTGCCATTGATGAGTTCTATAAAAAGGAACTGCCGTTCTTTGAAGTGAGATCAGTGCCTGTCCATTATGTGGATGATTTCGGTGTAGTGGACCCAGAGGAATTAGAAACCTGTGAAGCTCGTTTTAAAGAAGAACTTACATCAAGAAGAATTAAAGAAAAGGAACAGTGGCTTAACAGCCTGCTAGAAGAATATAAAAGTGAACGGCGGCGTGCATAACAGTTAAGTATAAAGTAATGAAAATTTCATTATTTTAATTCGGCACAAAGCGAACAATATTTATATAAGATTTTTCAAAACTATATTGAAATGGCTATCAAAAACAATCGTACCATAATTTTTTCCACAAAAGATGGGATGATAGCCCTGAACAGTCCCATAAAACTTAAGATATTAAAATTTATCGGCAACCAGTCCAGACCTTTTGAGGATATAGTTAAGGAGACCTGCAAGGCAAAATCTACCATATCTGTACACCTGAAAGACCTGTTAGAACAGAATATCATATTAGAGCAAAGGGACTGCGGTGATAAGAGGAAGAAATACTATGTCCTGAACTCTCAATTCATTGCATATTCTGATACACCCATGCAAAAGAGCTATGACGTGATCCTGGACAAGTTGATCCGCTCTGTGGATTCGGAGTATGAATTTTTCAAGACACTATGCCATACCATCCGTTATGGGCTGGAAGCTTACGGTATGAATCCAAAACCTGTAATGAAAAGGATCGGGGATGATATCGGAAAAAAAATAGCAGATATGTTTGTATCAGATAACCTTGACGATCTAATATTGGAGATGGCCAAATTCTGGGAAATGCACAATCTCGGTAAAGTGGAAATATATAATTCAAATCCATTGACTCTGTTAATTCATGATTGTTTTGAC
Encoded proteins:
- a CDS encoding DUF460 domain-containing protein; amino-acid sequence: MVQDKIIFGIDISKGSSRGKEKPSYAVTVHSSGRVEHHRMVSLYKLIRMIWEQKPHILAVDNIHELACDRRDLISFMRKLPQKTRLVQVTGGEHQKPLTGLARSRGISFDRFDPIQEADVCAQLALLGVGDIVSVFEDKTFIKVSRARSLGRGGWSQNRYSRKVHGYVRQKTREIEDILKELKQEKGINYSSKNAKGFGGYKRGEFVVDAPHTNIPLSSSKFGDIQVKVLPIERDAIHFTPLKDQKRKIVIVGIDPGTTTGLALLDLDGTLIKLQSSREMSVSDVIEMIALYGRPLIVATDVKPIPGTVEKIRRSFNAISGEPDTSLAIEEKKELAKPYGYKNDHERDALAAAAHMFRKFMNKFDQIRKKLPPGIDVDEVIALVMKGDTIDSAIAKLTGRKVMPEVQPDKETSFEPDEKFVELTETIKRQQETIDILRTYLEEMKSEIKKQAHHISNQEKKIQNLKAKTYSKLRKSKEMRIREEKISILEKAIKAKDMECTKLAGLVEELKRVRTLEISGRTIPVKVVPAFTKEALAIVKGQYGLKPGDVLFFKDASGSGPATVDILVDVGIRAVIFRGEMAHIAIDEFYKKELPFFEVRSVPVHYVDDFGVVDPEELETCEARFKEELTSRRIKEKEQWLNSLLEEYKSERRRA
- a CDS encoding ArsR family transcriptional regulator; this encodes MAIKNNRTIIFSTKDGMIALNSPIKLKILKFIGNQSRPFEDIVKETCKAKSTISVHLKDLLEQNIILEQRDCGDKRKKYYVLNSQFIAYSDTPMQKSYDVILDKLIRSVDSEYEFFKTLCHTIRYGLEAYGMNPKPVMKRIGDDIGKKIADMFVSDNLDDLILEMAKFWEMHNLGKVEIYNSNPLTLLIHDCFDCSDMPDVGRILCSLDEGLIEGILLHRLNLRTLVGEVECYGTGYDHCKMIIHFLD